The proteins below come from a single Cricetulus griseus strain 17A/GY chromosome 6, alternate assembly CriGri-PICRH-1.0, whole genome shotgun sequence genomic window:
- the Sec23b gene encoding protein transport protein Sec23B, with translation MATYLEFIQQNEERDGVRFSWNVWPSSRLEATRMVVPLACLLTPLKERPDLPPVQYEPVLCSRPTCKAILNPLCQVDYRAKLWACNFCFQRNQFPPAYTGISEVNQPAELMPQFSTIEYMIQRGARSPLIFLYVVDTCLEEDDLQALKESLQMSLSLLPPDALVGLITFGRMVQVHELSCEGISKSYVFRGTKDLTAKQIQDMLGLTKSAMPMQQARPAQPQEQPFVSSRFLQPVHKIDMNLTDLLGELQRDPWPVTQGKRPLRSTGVALSIAVGLLEGTFPNTGARIMLFTGGPPTQGPGMVVGDELKTPIRSWHDIEKDNARFMKKATKHYEMLANRTATNGHCIDIYACALDQTGLLEMKCCPNLTGGHMVMGDSFNTSLFKQTFQRIFSKDFNGDFRMAFGATLEVKTSRELKIAGAIGPCVSLNVKGPCVSENELGVGGTSQWKICGLDPTSTLGIYFEVVNQHNAPIPQGGRGAIQFVTQYQHSSTQKRIRVTTIARNWADAQSQLRHIEAAFDQEAAAVLMARLGVFRAESEEGPDVLRWLDRQLIRLCQKFGQYNKEDPTSFRLSDSFSLYPQFMFHLRRSPFLQVFNNSPDESSYYRHHFARQDLTQSLIMIQPILYSYSFHGPPEPVLLDSSSILADRILLMDTFFQIVIYLGETIAQWRKAGYQDMPEYENFKHLLQAPLDDAQEILQARFPMPRYINTEHGGSQARFLLSKVNPSQTHNNLYAWGQETGAPILTDDVSLQVFMDHLKKLAVSSAS, from the exons ATGGCAACATATCTGGAGTTCATTCAGCAGAATGAAGAACGAGATGGTGTGCGTTTCAGTTGGAATGTGTGGCCTTCTAGCCGCCTTGAAGCCACAAGGATGGTTGTTCCCTTGGCTTGTCTCCTCACTCCTTTAAAGGAACGGCCAGACCTACCTCCAGTACAATATGAACCTGTGCTTTGCAGCAGGCCGACCTGCAAAGCTATTCTCAATCCACTTTG TCAAGTTGATTATCGAGCAAAACTTTGGGCTTGcaatttctgttttcaaagaaatCAG TTCCCTCCAGCATATACAGGCATATCTGAGGTGAATCAGCCTGCTGAATTGATGCCTCAGTTTTCAACAATTGAGTACATGATCCAG CGAGGTGCTCGATCTCCTCTGATCTTTCTCTATGTGGTTGACACATGTTTGGAGGAAGATGACCTTCAAGCACTCAAAGAGTCCCTGCAGATGTCCTTGAGTCTCCTTCCTCCGGATGCTCTAGTTGGTCTTATCACTTTTGGGAGGATGGTGCAGGTTCACGAGCTAAGCTGTGAAGGAATCTCTAAGAGTTATGTCTTCCGAGGGACCAAGGATTTAACTGCAAAGCAAATACAG GATATGTTGGGCCTGACCAAGTCTGCTATGCCCATGCAGCAAGCAAGGCCTGCTCAACCTCAGGAGCAGCCTTTTGTTTCCAGCAG ATTTCTGCAGCCTGTTCACAAGATTGACATGAACCTCACAGATCTTCTTGGGGAGCTACAGAGGGACCCATGGCCAGTAACTCAAGGGAAGAGACCTTTGCGATCCACTGGTGTTGCTTTGTCCATTGCTGTTGGCTTGTTGGAG GGTACTTTTCCAAATACTGGAGCCAGGATCATGCTGTTCACTGGAGGCCCTCCCACCCAAGGACCTGGCATGGTGGTTGGAGATGAATTGAAGACTCCTATTCGTTCCTGGCACGATATTGAAAAAGATAATGCACGGTTCATGAAAAAGGCAACCAAG cATTATGAGATGCTTGCTAATCGAACTGCTACAAATGGTCACTGCATTGATATTTATGCTTGTGCTCTTGATCAAactggacttctggagatgaaaTGCTGCCCAAATCTTACAGG AGGCCACATGGTGATGGGAGATTCTTTCAACACTTCTCTTTTCAAGCAGACATTCCAAAGAATTTTTAGTAAAGACTTCAATGGAGATTTCAGAATGGCGTTTGGTGCTACATTGGAAGTAAAG ACCTCTCGGGAATTGAAGATTGCAGGAGCCATTGGTCCGTGTGTATCTCTGAATGTGAAAGGACCATGTGTGTCAGAAAAT GAActtggtgttggtggcacaagtcAGTGGAAAATCTGTGGCCTGGATCCCACATCTACTCTTGGCATCTACTTTGAAGTTGTCAATCAG CACAATGCTCCAAttccccagggaggcagaggtgcTATCCAGTTCGTTACGCAGTACCagcattccagcactcagaagcgcATCCGAGTGACCACCATTGCCCGAAA TTGGGCAGATGCACAGAGCCAGCTGAGGCACATAGAAGCAGCATTTGACCAGGAGGCTGCAGCAGTCTTGATGGCACGGCTTGGAGTGTTccgggcagagtcagaggagggaCCTGATGTGCTCCGGTGGCTGGATCGACAACTCATCCGACTG TGTCAGAAGTTTGGGCAGTATAACAAAGAAGACCCCACATCTTTCAGATTGTCAGACTCCTTTTCTCTGTATCCTCAG TTCATGTTTCATCTGAGAAGATCTCCATTTCTTCAAGTGTTTAACAACAGTCCTGACGAATCATCCTATTATAGACACCATTTTGCCAGGCAGGATCTGACCCAGTCCCTCATCATGATCCAGCCCATTCTCTATTCTTACTCCTTCCATGGACCACCAGAG CCTGTACTCCTGGACAGCAGCAGCATTCTAGCTGACCGAATTCTGCTGATGGATACTTTCTTCCAAATTGTCATTTATCTGGGTGAG ACCATAGCCCAGTGGCGGAAAGCTGGATACCAGGACATGCCTGAGTATGAAAACTTCAAGCACCTTCTGCAGGCGCCACTGGATGATGCACAAGAAATTCTGCAAGCTCGCTTCCCAATGCCACGTTATATCAACACGGAGCATGGTGGCAGTCAG gctcGATTCCTGCTGTCTAAAGTTAATCCATCTCAGACACACAATAACTTGTATGCTTGGGGACAG GAAACTGGAGCTCCCATCCTGACGGATGATGTCAGCCTGCAGGTGTTCATGGATCACTTGAAGAAGCTGGCTGTGTCCAGTGCCTCTTAA